The following are encoded in a window of Oncorhynchus keta strain PuntledgeMale-10-30-2019 chromosome 10, Oket_V2, whole genome shotgun sequence genomic DNA:
- the LOC118389191 gene encoding 26S proteasome non-ATPase regulatory subunit 12, which yields MSENMSAEVERSERSDGKLVKMEIDYSSTVDTRLPECAKMAKEGRLQEAVESLLSLEKQTRTASDMVSTSRILVAVVQMCYEAKDMDALNENIMLLSKRRSQLKGAVAKMVQECYKYVDTVTDLTVKLRLIDTLRTVTAGKIYVEIERARLTKTLANIKEQHGEVKEAAAILQELQVETYGSMEKKEKVEFILEQMRLCIAVKDYIRTQIISKKINTKFFTEDGTEESKLKYYNLMIQVDQHEGSYLSICKHYRAIYDTPCILEDSSKWQQALKSVVLYVILAPYDNEQSDLVHRINEDKKLEEIPKYKDLLKQFTTMELMRWASLVEDYGKELREGSPDSPATDVFNCSEEGEKRWKDLKNRVVEHNIRIMAKYYTRITMKRMAGLLDLSIDESEEFLSNLVVNKTIYAKVDRLAGIINFQRPKDPNDLLNDWSHKLNSLMSLVNKTTHLIAKEEMIHNLQ from the exons ATGTCGGAAAACATGTCAGCAGAGGTGGAGCGATCAGAAAGATCAGATGGCAAGCTTGTGAAGATGGAGATTGACTACAGTTCAACTGTAGATACACGTCTACCGGAGTGTGCCAAAATGGCAAAA GAAGGTAGGCTGCAGGAGGCCGTTGAAAGTCTCTTGTCGCTGGAGAAGCAAACAAGAACG GCTTCTGACATGGTGTCAACCTCCAGAATCCTGGTGGCCGTTGTGCAGATGTGCTATGAAGCGAAGGACATGGATGCCCTGAATGAAAACATCATGCTGCTCTCTAAAAGGAGGAGTCAGCTCAAAGGG GCTGTTGCTAAGATGGTGCAAGAATGTTACAAGTATGTAGATACCGTGACTGACCTGACCGTTAAGCTGAGACTCATTGACACACTACGCACAGTGACCGCTGGAAAG ATCTATGTGGAGATTGAGCGAGCCAGGCTGACAAAAACATTGGCAAACATCAAGGAGCAGCATGGCGAGGTCAAAGAGGCCGCAGCCATCCTCCAAGAGCTGCAG GTGGAGACATACGGCTCCatggagaagaaagagaaggTGGAGTTCATCCTGGAGCAAATGAGACTGTGCATCGCTGTCAAGGACTACATCCGCACCCAGATCATCAGCAAGAAGATCAACACCAAGTTCTTTACAGAGGATGGCACCgag GAGTCTAAGCTGAAGTATTACAATCTGATGATCCAAGTAGACCAGCACGAGGGATCCTACTTGTCCATCTGCAAACACTACCGTGCCATCTATGATACCCCCTGCATTCTGGAGGATAGCTCCAAATGGCAACAG GCCCTGAAAAGTGTTGTTCTGTATGTGATACTGGCTCCCTACGACAACGAGCAGTCAGACCTGGTGCACAGAATCAACGAAGACAAGAAATTGGAAGAAATACCCAAATACAA GGACCTCCTGAAGCAGTTCACCACCATGGAGCTAATGCGTTGGGCCTCCCTGGTGGAGGATTATGGGAAGGAGCTGAGGGAGGGCTCCCCCGACAGCCCGGCCACCGACGTATTCAACTGCTCAGAGGAGGGCGAAAAGAGGTGGAAGGACCTCAAGAATAGAGTGGTGGAGCAC AATATAAGAATTATGGCCAAATATTACACAAGAATCACAATGAAGAGGATGGCTGGCCTCCTGGACCTCTCCATTGAC GAGTCTGAGGAGTTCCTCTCCAACCTGGTGGTGAATAAGACCATCTACGCCAAGGTGGACAGGCTAGCCGGCATCATCAACTTCCAGAGGCCGAAGGACCCCAACGACCTGCTCAACGACTGGTCCCACAAACTGAACTCCCTCATGTCCCTGGTCAACAAAACCACACATCTCATCGCCAAAGAGGAGATGATACACAATCTGCAGTGA